The following are encoded in a window of Vespula pensylvanica isolate Volc-1 chromosome 2, ASM1446617v1, whole genome shotgun sequence genomic DNA:
- the LOC122627279 gene encoding uncharacterized protein LOC122627279, with protein MVIDFTFVFWIRYIKIKFGQLNAVLQNMLTTTIDFPQHKRVLRMKDNWEDDSLLSTIYHMYKGNENLVKLKRIKEVHLELIKCARNINDAYGLHILLSITTAFILIITVAYDAYFLHVTNAGDILCELYEPSTSKEFRAEIRHFILQLIQNPLSFTTCGLFYLDYTLIRNVIGTVITYLVILIQIGNVSIQTFVKNSTFTANDL; from the exons ATGGTCATCGACTTTACTTTTGTCTTTTGGATTAG atatataaagatcaAATTTGGTCAATTGAATGCTGTACTTCAAAATATGCTGACAACGACTATCGATTTTCCACAACATAAGAGAGTGCTTCGAATGAAAGATAACTGGGAAGATGATTCTTTGTTATCTACTATTTATCATATGTACAAAGGAAATGAAAACCttgtgaaattaaaaagaatcaa gGAAGTACATTTGGAATTAATCAAGTGTGCTAGGAATATAAACGATGCTTATGGCTTACATATACTACTCTCTATAACAACAGCCTTCATTTTAATCATTACAGTAGCTTACGATGCTTACT ttttacatgTGACGAATGCTGGAGATATCCTTTGTGAATTGTACGAACCGTCAACCAGCAAAGAATTTCGTGCCGAG ATTCGTCACTTCATTCTACAACTTATTCAAAATCCACTATCATTTACAACTTGTGGTTTGTTTTACCTCGACTATACACTGATACGTAAT gtgATCGGTACTGTTATTACTTACCTCGTTATTCTCATTCAAATTGGAAACGTATCAATACAAactttcgttaaaaattcaaCTTTCACAGCTAATGATTTGTGA
- the LOC122627274 gene encoding uncharacterized protein LOC122627274: MDGQPFLIQISLRLYVCCAYTSYIVPIIAGVFRRKKTKQFTLQIESCIQIMEQLNIPINLSRCFWQQCYIMYIKIKFSQLNDLLKSMLTTTIDSPQHKRIIRSRNIKNNDPLLNNIRRTYKLDDDAMKIKKARCIKSEFERANELLGDVSVLPISSIASELFEHKEAGGSFSIEQSLPINSEKLFIVTPLLRQRQTQLQISSHKINRSRMLLRTIRQIHLELWRASKSFMEEISDTQGLILQLIRTLLLCLQHSTKIFAVNYLCDKTTKEAAQTNEIIHTFYGQNTDFEIQKEVEIFSLQMMQRPNVYSAFGLYNLNCKHICSCIGIITTYMVIMVQVTDSIKGGS, encoded by the exons atgG ATGGACAACCATTTCTTATACAAATATCACTTCGGTTATACGTTTGTTGTGCTTACACGTCTTATATCGTCCCCATCATCGCTGGTGTTTTCAGAAGAAAA AAGACAAAGCAATTTACGTTGCAAATAGAAAGTTGTATTCAAATCATGGAACAACTAAATATTCCAATAAATCTGTCTAGATGTTTTTGGCAACAGtgttatataat gtatataaaaataaaatttagtcAATTAAATGActtattaaaaagtatgtTAACGACTACTATCGATTCGCCACAACATAAAAGAATCATTCGAAgcagaaatattaaaaataacgatcctctattaaataatattcgtcGAACGTATAAATTGGACGATGACGccatgaagataaaaaaagcaaG GTGCATCAAATCGGAATTTGAACGAGCAAATGAATTGCTTGGCGATGTTAGCGTGCTACCTATTTCTTCTATTGCTTCGGAATTATTTGAGCACAAAGAAGCTGGTGGTTCCTTTTCTATAGAACAATCTCTTCCCATCAATtcggaaaaattatttattgttacacCGTTATTAAGACAAAGGCAAACACAATTGCAAATTTCAAGTcacaaaataaatagaagtagAATGTTGTTACGAACTATAAG ACAAATTCATCTGGAACTATGGAGAGCGTCGAAAAGT tTTATGGAAGAAATAAGTGATACTCAGGGATTGATTCTTCAACTTATTAGAACGCTCTTGTTGTGTTTACAACATTCAACTAAGATTTTCGCCGTTAATTATTTGTGTGACAAAACAACGAAAGAG GCTGCACAAACCAACGAAATTATTCACACATTTTATGGGCAAAATACGGATTTCGAGATACAAAAGGag gtggaaatattttctttgcaaaTGATGCAACGTCCTAACGTGTATTCTGCATTTGGTTTATATAATCTTAATTGTAAACACATTTGTTCG tgtATCGGCATCATAACAACGTACATGGTTATCATGGTACAAGTAACCGATTCAATAAAAGGAGGATCATAA